In the Kwoniella shivajii chromosome 2, complete sequence genome, one interval contains:
- a CDS encoding COP9 signalosome complex subunit 5 → MGSTARKTFELNNDVQSVDPSAAIFQWPREEEKALEDQAPWSTDPHYFHTVKISAVALIKMVTHARSGGIYEIMGVMYGRVKDGVFWIMDAAALPVQGTETRVNAGNEAMEYMVSFQESSREAGKTELLRGWYHSHPGYGCWLSGIDVNTQLNQQKFNDPYLAVVIDPNRTVSAGKVEIGAFRTYPEGYKPPAASTSQYQSIPMDKIEDFGVHANAYYPLKVEIYKTKLDEQLLDLLWNKYWVATLSSSVLTSNREYSTSQITDLNAKLQAASSGLGNSSSSLKLKSTPAGQTTGKAKSDSKEFAGVENEDTPLSKAAKDSSRIASEAQNGMIAQLLKDKLFNTPLNAPLDPTIAKMTVQGRQ, encoded by the exons ATGGGATCAACAGCAAGGAAGACTTTTGAGTTGAACAATGATGTTCAG TCGGTCGATCCATCTGCCGCAATCTTCCAATGGCCTCgggaggaagagaaagctttggaagatcaagcgCCTTGGTCAACTGA TCCACACTACTTTCATACCGTCAAAATATCGGCTGTTGCACTGATTAAGATG GTCACTCATGCGCGATCTGGAGGTATCTACGAGATCATGGGAGTAATGTATGGTAGAGTCAAGGATGGTGTCTTCTGGATAATGGATGCAGCCGCGTTACCTGTACAGGGAACAGAGACCAGAGTCAATGCCGGaaatgag GCGATGGAGTACATGGTCAGCTTTCAAGAATCATCCAGAGAAGCAGGAAAGACGGAATTACTGAGAGGCTGGTACCATTC ACATCCCGGTTACGGCTGTTGGCTATCTGGAATAGATGTGAACACTCAGCTCAACCAGCAGAAATTCAACGATCCATACCTTGCTGTAGTA ATTGACCCAAACAGAACAGTCTCTGCTGGTAAAGTTGAAATTGGAGCTTTCCGGACTTACCCAGAG GGATACAAACCACCTGCTGCCAGTACTTCTCAGTACCAGTCAATCCCCATGGACAAGATCGAAGATTTCGGTGTTCATGCCAATGCATATTACCCCCTTAAGGTGGAGATATACAAGACCAAATTAGATGAACAACTACTTGATCTTCTGTGGAACAAATATTGGGTCGCCACGTTGAGTTCCAGTGTTTTGACATCG AATCGCGAATACTCCACATCTCAAATCACCGATCTCAACGCGAAGCTTCAAGCTGCTTCATCTGGTCTTGGTAACTCCTCTTCCAgtctcaaactcaaatcgACACCAGCTGGGCAAACAACCGGCAAAGCCAAGAGTGACTCCAAGGAGTTTGCTGGTGTTGAAAATGAGGACACGCCACTCAGCAAGGCAGCTAAAGATAG CTCCCGCATCGCGTCTGAAGCACAAAATGGTATGATTGCCCAACTGTTGAAGGACAAGCTCTTCAACACTCCACTCAACGCGCCATTAGATCCCACAATCGCCAAAATGACGGTTCAAGGAAGACAGTGA